A genome region from Setaria italica strain Yugu1 chromosome III, Setaria_italica_v2.0, whole genome shotgun sequence includes the following:
- the LOC111256819 gene encoding uncharacterized protein LOC111256819, with the protein MADLVRSLPTLSRDDPRSKSLGETESERAATALRVRRMAHQILVEAPDDEDDEEDFDDDDDDDDDEDVVVDEVNKKEEGWWQKLKELQSQYGPALVARDSEAKKRILDYDPKQGGLYYTRFAHVYDLASFDLDEESPLPPMRFTDAVYKSKHDYELCEAVNILSVKMGSLDIDFPIHVYGTVIARDSLDKKCVYLFRRGREDSQTINSKDESLILTGPKRGLALISDTYVETNLMIKGDDELQQDRELSKGMLTIRGIARRVLKNCELESCSLATRLSTVDVMHGVVKDAVEATISVEVLAGEYFGEITACTSSIKERLVLHDSRLTHHSASSGQNIAPGVIPLLRSVVAVYVKEMLLLTFAAHTDDGKITRCIEITPRINGSDLDEITVGAVTLGVRVVWSIIDF; encoded by the exons ATGGCGGACCTCGTCCGATCCCTGCCGACCCTGTCGAGGGATGACCCGCGCTCGAAATCTTTAGGCGAGACCGAGTCTGAGCGAGCGGCAACTGCGTTGAGGGTGAGGCGGATGGCGCACCAGATCTTGGTGGAGGCGCcggatgatgaggatgatgaggaggattttgatgatgatgatgatgatgatgatgatgaggatgttgTTGTTGATGAGGTGAATAAGAAGGAGGAGGGGTGGTGGCAGAAGCTTAAGGAGCTTCAGAGTCAGTACGGCCCGGCGCTTGTCGCTCGTGATTCGGAAGCCAAGAAGCGCATCCTCGACTACGATCCCAAGCAGGGGGGCCTCTACTACACCcggttcgcccacgtctatgaCCTCGCCTCATTCGACCTCGACGAGGAGT CACCCCTTCCACCGATGAGATTTACTGATGCGGTCTACAAAAGCAAGCACGACTATGAGCTGTGTGAGGCAGTAAACATCTTATCTGTGAAGATGGGCTCTTTGGATATTGACTTCCCGATCCATGTTTATGGCACTGTCATTGCCAGGGATAGCCTTGACAAAAAGTGTGTTTATCTCTTCCGCCGTGGCAGAGAGGACTCCCAAACTATCAACTCTAAG GATGAATCGCTGATCTTAACAGGACCAAAACGAGGTCTTGCGTTGATAAGTGATACATATGTGGAGACTAATCTGATGATCAAGGGTGATGATGAGTTGCAGCAGGACAGAGAACTCAGTAAAGGAATGCTAACAATACGAGGCATAGCACGGCGAGTGTTGAAGAATTGTGAGCTTGAAAGCTGCTCTCTCGCTACCAGGCTCAGTACTGTGGATGTGATGCATGGAGTTGTGAAAGATGCAGTGGAAGCTACTATTTCAGTTGAAGTTTTAGCGGGAGAGTATTTTGGAGAAATCACAGCCTGCACCAGCAGCATCAAGGAAAGGCTTGTGCTTCATGACAGCAGATTGACTCACCATAGTGCTAGTAGTGGTCAGAACATTGCCCCTGGCGTCATCCCACTCTTGCGATCTGTGGTGGCTGTCTATGTCAAGGAGATGCTGTTACTGACTTTTGCTGCCCATACTGATGATGGAAAAATTACAAGGTGCATTGAAATTACTCCAAGAATCAATGGTTCAGATCTGGATGAAATTACCGTTGGTGCCGTAACATTGGGCGTGAGGGTTGTATGGTCAATAATTGACTTTTGA